In one Flavobacteriales bacterium genomic region, the following are encoded:
- a CDS encoding DUF2911 domain-containing protein has translation MPKLLKRILIALVAIVAVGFIAFRFMKMQTKKASPEESYTYFDGDFRLTVNYCRPYKKGRAIFGGLVPYGQVWRTGANEATVLESSGDFTFGGTPVVAGRYTLWTLPGANAWEVYLNSGQYNWGVDFDGKALRDPAKDVAVAKVPVTRLPEPVEQFTILVTPDGSELALEWDDVRVAVPIQH, from the coding sequence ATGCCGAAGCTCCTCAAGCGCATCCTCATCGCACTGGTCGCCATCGTGGCGGTGGGCTTCATCGCCTTCCGCTTCATGAAGATGCAGACCAAGAAGGCGAGCCCTGAGGAATCCTACACCTACTTCGACGGCGACTTCCGGCTCACCGTCAACTATTGCCGCCCGTACAAGAAGGGCCGTGCCATCTTCGGCGGGCTGGTGCCCTACGGGCAGGTATGGCGCACCGGCGCCAACGAGGCCACGGTGCTGGAGAGCAGCGGCGACTTCACCTTCGGCGGAACGCCGGTGGTGGCCGGCCGCTACACGCTGTGGACGCTGCCCGGCGCCAACGCCTGGGAGGTGTACCTGAACAGCGGCCAGTACAACTGGGGGGTCGACTTCGACGGCAAGGCGCTGCGCGACCCCGCCAAGGACGTGGCCGTGGCCAAGGTGCCCGTGACGCGCCTGCCCGAACCGGTGGAGCAGTTCACCATCCTGGTCACCCCTGACGGCAGCGAGCTCGCCCTGGAGTGGGACGATGTGCGCGTGGCCGTCCCCATCCAGCACTGA